One Formosa sp. Hel3_A1_48 genomic window, CGATAAAAATGTTAATGAAATTTTGCGATTGCATAACTATGCCAGTGCATTTGTTAATAAACCCATATCTATTTTTGACGCAGTTGAAGTGGCCAAAGCCATCCAAAACCTACGCCTCCCGCCATCTAAGATTGATATTGGAAAACTGACCTATCAGTTCCATAAAAAAGCACCTGAGCACAACGATGTTTTTACATTCATTTCAAAACAATTAAGAGCCCACAAAAACCAAAAAACCATCACTCCAAGAGATGTTATTTTGTACGGCTTTGGCCGCATTGGCCGGTTGGTTGCAAGAGAATTGATGCTTAAAAATGGTAAAGGGAGTCAATTACGCCTGCGAGCCATTGTTGTTCGTGGACAAATTACCACAGAAGTTTTAGAGAAACGTGCCACTTTGCTCAGCAACGACTCGGTTCATGGCGAATTTCCAGGTACAGTAAAAGTAGATCCCAAAAGAAAAGCACTCATCATAAACGGAACAACAGTTCATGTCATTTCGAGCAACGCACCAGAAGATGTAAACTATACTGATTATGGCATTAACGACGCATTGGTGATTGATAATACGGGGGCATTTCGAACAAAAGACGCTCTAGAACGTCACCTCAAGGCTAAAGGCACCGAAAAAGTATTGCTTACAGCTCCAGGGCAAGGTATTCCTAATATCGTTTATGGCGTTAATCAAAACGAATACAATCCTAAAAAACACAATGTATTTTCGGCAGCATCATGCACTACAAATGCCATCACTCCTATTTTAGATGTTATGGACAACACACTGGGTGTTGAGTACGGTCATTTAGAAACAATTCACGCTTACACTAATGATCAAAATTTGGTAGATAATATGCACAAAAAATACCGCCGTGGTCGTGCAGCCGCACTCAATATGGTAATTACAGAAACTGGTGCTGGTAAAGCTGTGAGTAAAGCATTACCAAATTTGGAAGGAAAACTCACCTCCAATGCCATACGAGTTCCCGTACCAAATGGAAGTCTAGCCATACTAAATTTGGAATTATCTAAAAAGACAACTTTAAGTAAAATTAATAAACTCATTAAAAAACACGCCTTGGAAGGAGCATTGGTAGAACAAATTAAATATGAACTTAGTGACGAATTGGTTTCTAGCGATATAGTGGGAAGCAGCGCACCAGCTATATTTGACAGCAAAGCCACAATAGTTCGTAAAAATGGAACTAATGCAATTTTATATATTTGGTACGATAACGAATATGGGTATAGCCATCAAGTAGTACGCTTGGCAAAATACATGGCTGAAGTCCGTCGATTTACATATTATTAGTGTCCCGGACTAACTATAATTCACTTATATTTGTGGTTAAATTTATGTGGTATGCGCATCGATATTATTAGTGTAGTTCCTGATTTACTCAAAAGCCCGTTTGATGCATCAATACTCAAACGAGCCATTGAAGCAAAACTAGTAGAAGTCCACATCCATAATCTTAGAGATTACACAACAGACAATTACAAATCCGTCGATGACTATCAATTTGGTGGAGGTGCAGGGATGGTCATGACCATTGAACCCATTGATAAGTGTATTTCAAAACTAAAATCTGAGCGTGATTATGACGAAGTCATATACATGACTCCTGACGGTGATGTTTTAAATCAAAGCATAGCTAATCAGTTGTCATTGAAGGGAAACATAATCA contains:
- a CDS encoding glyceraldehyde-3-phosphate dehydrogenase is translated as MPTQKSYENEVSLQTNCRKSAVEFIKIVNDLWYDDAIELVIFRNQLIDKNVNEILRLHNYASAFVNKPISIFDAVEVAKAIQNLRLPPSKIDIGKLTYQFHKKAPEHNDVFTFISKQLRAHKNQKTITPRDVILYGFGRIGRLVARELMLKNGKGSQLRLRAIVVRGQITTEVLEKRATLLSNDSVHGEFPGTVKVDPKRKALIINGTTVHVISSNAPEDVNYTDYGINDALVIDNTGAFRTKDALERHLKAKGTEKVLLTAPGQGIPNIVYGVNQNEYNPKKHNVFSAASCTTNAITPILDVMDNTLGVEYGHLETIHAYTNDQNLVDNMHKKYRRGRAAALNMVITETGAGKAVSKALPNLEGKLTSNAIRVPVPNGSLAILNLELSKKTTLSKINKLIKKHALEGALVEQIKYELSDELVSSDIVGSSAPAIFDSKATIVRKNGTNAILYIWYDNEYGYSHQVVRLAKYMAEVRRFTYY